Below is a window of Micromonospora chersina DNA.
GCTTCTCGTCGCCGCCACGGCCACGGCCGGAGCGGGCGATCAGACCGTCGGCGACGGCGGCGGCGATGACCTTGGTCAGCAGCTCGGCCGAGCGGATGGCGTCGTCGTTGCCCGGGATCGGGAAGTCGACCTCGTCCGGGTCGCAGTTGGTGTCGAGCACGGCGATCACCGGGATGCCCAGCTTGCGGGCCTCGTCGACGGCGATGTGCTCCTTCTTGGTGTCGACGATCCAGACCGCGGCCGGGAGCTTCTGCATGTCCCGCAGACCACCGAGGGTCTTGGTGAGCTTGATCTTCTCGCGGGAGAGCTGCAGGGTCTCCTTCTTGGTGTAACCGGCGGCGGTGCCGCTCAGGTCACCCAGGGCCTCGAGCTCCTTCATCCGCTGGAGCCGCTTGTAGACCGTCTGGAAGTTGGTCAGCATGCCGCCGAGCCAGCGGTGGTTGACGTACGGCTGGCCGACCCGGGTCGCCTGCTCGGCGATGGCCTCCTGGGCCTGCTTCTTGGTGCCCACGAAGAGGATGCTGCCGCCCCCGGCCACCGTGGTGCGCACGAAGTCGTACGCCTTCTCGATGTAGTCGAGGGTCTGGCGCAGGTCGATGATGTAGATACCGTTGCGCTCGGTGAAGATGAAGCGCTTCATCTTCGGGTTCCAGCGCCGGGTCTGGTGCCCGAAGTGGACACCGCTTTCCAGCAGCTGACGCATGGTCACGACGGCCATGGTGGGTACTCCCTGTTCATCCCTGGTTGTCCCGTCCGGCCGGCGGCCGGACGCCTGGCGCCCGGTCGTCGGCCATGGTGGGCCCGATCAAGATCGGGACCAGGGAGGCCGCCGCCCCACGAGAGGTCCGTGGAGAGGGCGCGCGAGGTCGACCGCGCGAGGCGGTCGCCAGTCGACCAGTGTACGCCCCTTCTCCGCCCTCCGGTCCCGGGGCTCGGGAACCCCCATTCCGCCCCTTTCGGGACGCCCGACGCCGCCACGCCGGGACCGGACAACCGGTGCCGACGGGGCGGCTCGTTCAGTCGACGGGTCAGCGGGCGGCGAGGGCGGCGGCGAGGAAGAGAACCAGTCCGACCGTCAGGTAGGCGGTCGGCGGGCGGAGCCACCCGCGGCTGCCGTCGGCGAGGGCCAGCCCTCCGGTCCGCAGTCCGTACAGGCCGGTGCCGAAGATCGGCAGCCCGAGCACCAGGAACGTGCCCACCACGACGTGCGAGGTGGAGACCGGGTCGCCGACCAGGCCCCGCAGCAGCACCCGCAGCGCGGGAATCTCCAGGACGAGCACCATGACCGCCAGCAGGACGGCGAGCGCGGGACGGCGGGTCCGGTAGACGCCGTCGCCGGGCGGCGGGCCGTCGAGCCGGGGCGCGACCGACGGCATCGGGCCGGTCGGCATCTCCAGCGGGTGCGGGGTCGGGCCGGCCGCCGGCTCCGGCCCGGTGACACCCGGCCGCTCCCCGACGACCAGCGGGGTCGCCGCGCCGGGACCCGGGCGGTCCCCCACGGTGATCGGCGTCGCCCCGGCGTGGGCCGGCTCGGCCGGCCGGCCCGGCTCGACGATCGGGTAGCCGCCCACCGGGCCGGGACGCAGCGGGTCGACGGCGTGGCCTGCGCCGAACGGTTCGCCGGCGCCGTGCGTTGCCGTGCCCAGCGGGCCGGCGCTGCCGTGCGTCACGGTGTCGAGCGGGCCGGCGGTGCTGTGTGCCGGCGGGCCGAGTGGGTCGGCGGCCTCGCGGGCCGCCCGCCGGCCGCCACGCTCCCCCGGCAGTTCGCCGGAGGTCTCCGACGGATCGTCCAGCCGGTGCGGGCGCCAGCTGCCCGAGTCGTCGCCCAGCGGGTCGGCGGTCCCGAAGCGGCTCGGTTCGCCGAACCGGTTCTCCCCCGTGCGCTGCTCCGGGGCGCGGAAGTCGTCGTCGCGGTAGCGCGGTTCGCCGGCGGCGCGCCAGTCCTGCTCGTATCCGCGGTCGCCCCAGTGCGACCCCTGCTCATCCTCGGGAAAGCTCCGTCGTCCGTCCACGACCGGCACGGTATGCGACCGGCACCAGGTGCGCCATCCGGGCCGCCCACCCTGTCGTCGCTGGTCACGGCGATGTCGACGGGTAACCAGGAACACACGATGAGTGATCGGGCGGCCAGGGCCTAGCACAGGCAGGGCATGATCGTCCGCCCGTCCACAGGGCACCCCGTCGTCCACAGGGCGCCCGCCCGGCGCCCCCGCCGCCGCCCGGACGCCGCACGCTCACCGGCATGACGAAGCGGAACCAGGCCGTCGGGGCGTACGGCGAGCGGTGCGCGGTCCGGCACCTGATCGAGGCGGGGCTGCGCCCGATCGTCCGGAACTGGCGGTGCCCCGAGGGGGAGATCGACATCATCGCCTGGGACGGGCCGGTGCTCGCCATCTGCGAGGTGAAGACCCGGCGTACGGAGGAGTACGGCAGTCCCGCCGAGGCGGTGGTCCGGGCCAAGGCGCGCCGGCTGCGTGGGCTGGCCGCCCGGTGGCTCGCGGAGACGGGCACGACCGCCGAGGAGATCCGCTTCGACGTTCTCTCGGTCCGACTCCCGGTCACCGGGCCGGCCCGGGTCGAGCACCTGAGGGGCGCGTTCTGATCATGAGCTACGCCAAGGTGC
It encodes the following:
- the rpsB gene encoding 30S ribosomal protein S2, which produces MAVVTMRQLLESGVHFGHQTRRWNPKMKRFIFTERNGIYIIDLRQTLDYIEKAYDFVRTTVAGGGSILFVGTKKQAQEAIAEQATRVGQPYVNHRWLGGMLTNFQTVYKRLQRMKELEALGDLSGTAAGYTKKETLQLSREKIKLTKTLGGLRDMQKLPAAVWIVDTKKEHIAVDEARKLGIPVIAVLDTNCDPDEVDFPIPGNDDAIRSAELLTKVIAAAVADGLIARSGRGRGGDEKPEPGQVGADEPLAEWERELLEEPKKADEQPATTAEQPATAAAE
- a CDS encoding YraN family protein, whose translation is MTKRNQAVGAYGERCAVRHLIEAGLRPIVRNWRCPEGEIDIIAWDGPVLAICEVKTRRTEEYGSPAEAVVRAKARRLRGLAARWLAETGTTAEEIRFDVLSVRLPVTGPARVEHLRGAF